The SAR202 cluster bacterium genomic sequence AGCGGCTTGCCGCTCAGGTAGGCGGCGTCGTTCACCAGGTAACGGGCGGGGAAGTTGTCTGCGCCGTTGATTATCACGTCGTAGTTCTTGAAGATCTCCATCGCGTTATCGGACGTGATCGGCTGCTCGTGGGCGATGACGTTCACGCCGGGGTTGTACGATTTGAGCGTGTCCCGCGCGGAGTCAACCTTCTTGCGGCCGATATCGCTATCGTGGTGCAGGATCTGGCGCTGAAGGTTAGAGAGGTCGACGGTATCGTAGTCCACGATGCCGAGCGTACCCACGCCCGCGAGGGCGAGGTAGACGGCGACCGGCGAGCCGAGGCCGCCCGCGCCGATGATGAGCACCTTCGAGTCGAGCAGCTTGCGCTGGCCCTTGCTGCCCACCTGGGGCATGATGATGTGGCGGCTGTACCTCTTGACCTGGTAAGGGGACAGCACGCTTGGGGTAGTCATTCGTTATCCTCCACACAAAAGTAAGCGCTCCGCCGCTACACGCAAGGTAGTCCCGGGGAGCGCTCAGTGATTTTGGCCCGATTGCCGCATCGTCTTTTCGCGCGGCACCTTACGTGGCTTCTAATAGTGACGCCGCGTACATGTAGCCTGGAAGGACTTCATAACGTCCAATTCGGGTCTCCGCATTCGGAAAGTATACGATAATACGGCAGTGAGTGCCAGCGGTCATTGAATGAGATGCGCGTATGGGCGCGGAGGTTCAGATGGCGACCGGCTTGAGAACAGGGCGCAGGGCGGCGATGTGCTCAGGCGTGGTGCCGCAGCAGCCGCCGACGATTTGCGCGCCCATGGAGAGCCATTCGCGGGCGTAGCGGGAGTGGACCGGCGGGGTGTAGTTATCGTCGTGCTCCGCGTTCGGGTACGCGCCGATGGGGCCGGAGTAGGCGTTGCGGAGCAGCTGCAAGGCGGCGGACGTGTTGTCGGGCAGGCTGCACATGACCAGCACGGCGTCCACCGGTAGCCCTTTGATGGCTGACGCAAGTTCCTGGAACGACTCGCCGGTGGACAGAGACCCGTCGGCGGTGGCCTTCCGGATGCCCAGAAATACCGGCAGGTCGAGCTTCAGAGCTGCTACGGCGGTGAGCGCGGTCACGCACTCCCGTACGCTGCCGTTGTACTCCAGCATGATGAGGTCGACGCCGGAGGCCGCCAGCACGCGCGCCTGGTCGGCGACGTCAATGGCTTTCCGGGCCTCGTCGATCTCCCGAAGCGGCGGCGGAATGCTGCCCGCGACATACGACTTGGGGTTCGAGGCGGCCCTGGCCCGCATCGCGATTTCGACGGCGACGCGGTTGATCTCTTCGAAGCGGTCGGCCAGGTGGGCCATGCCCCGAAGCCTGATCTTGGAGGGGCTGCTATTGAAGGTGTTGGTCGTTATGATGTCCGCGCCGGCCCGGACGTAGTCCTCGTGGAGCTCCTGTACCCGCTCCGGGGCATCGATGTTCGCCGTCGTTGGCTTGAAGCTGGCGCCCTTGCGCTGCAGCTCTTGGCCTTTGAGTGTGTCCGTCACACCGCGGCGGCGAAGCTCGGTCTTGGTTGCGCCGTCCAGGACAAGCGTGTCGCCCCGCTTCAGCCTTGTCGTGATGTCGGTAGCCAAGCTAAGGTTACTCCTGCCGGTCCAGCCGCTTGCCCGCAAGGCCCTCTAGTTCTGGTTCATCGTGGGGACTTTGAGGGGCGGCGCCACGTCCAGCTCTGTCATGTGGATGGCCTGCTTCTTATACACCTGGACGCGGTAGTGGTCGGCCTCAACAACGAACATGTGGCCCTTGGAGTCCACCCGAACGGACCTGGGGCCTGCGAAGAGCTTCTCTTGCTCGTTGTCCGCCTCGATACGTAGCCGCAGCTGCTTCATGGAGCGGCGGCGGAGGAATACCTCGATCTCCTGCTTGGAGAGCGTGGCGTCGCCAAGGAACTGCTGGATGTAGCGTCCCGTCTTGTCGAATAGCTGCACCCTGCTGTTGCCCCAGTCGCAAACGTAGATATCGCCGTCTTTATCCACGGCTATGCCGGTCGGCCGGTTGAACTGCCCTTTGCCGCTGCCGGACTCTCCGAACTGGAACTGGAACTCCCAGTTCATATCGAAGACCTGGACGCGGTCGTTGCGCCAGTCTGCCACGTGGATCTCATCGTTCTCGCTGTCCACGTGGATACCCCAGGGCATGTTGAACTGGCCTGGCTCCGAGCCGAGCGAGCCGAACATTGAGATAAACCGCCCGTCCTTGTCGAATTTCTGTATGCGGTGGTTGAGAGAGTCGTCCACGTACACATTGTCCTCAGCGTCCACGGCAAGGCCCGATGGGCGGTTGAACCTGCCGGGGCCGGGGCTGCCCTCTCCGCCGAAGCGGTGCAGGTAGTGGCCGTCCCGCGTGAATACCTGGATGAAGTCCTGCGCCTGGTCCGAGACGTACAGCAGGCCCCTGCCGTCGATTGCAATCTGGCACGGCCAGTGCATCTGGGCGTGGCCAAGGGGGTCGCGCTTTCCTTGCCAACCGAAGCTGCCGATGTACTCATCTTCCAGGTTAGTGATGTAGATGGGGCCCGGCCCGCCCTTGCCGTACGACGTGCCGCGGCAGAGGGTGTAGATTGTCCCGTCCGGCGCGATAGTCAGATCGTTCGGCAGGACGGTGCGTTGCCGTGCGCCGATAGTCTTGTGATACGGAAAGCCTGCGCGAAGTATGGCGTAAGGGCGAGACATCTGGACCTCCAGGCAAATGATGAATTATGAAGGATGAATTATTAAGTATGAAGTGAAGTCCTTCGGATCGAACATTCATCATTCATACTTCATAATTCATAATTATCAACTCAGCTGGTATTCCCTCGTGGCTGCTGTCAGCTGGAGCATCTTGAGCAGGTGGTCGCCGTTCTGCTGCCGCTTCGACTCGTCGGAAAAGTCTACCGTGCCCCGTGCCTCCGCGTGGCGCATAAGGCCGCGTAGCGTGGCCTCCCCAAGGGGGGCGGGCCCGATGTATTCGATGCACTTGTCCACTAGCTGGCGTGGGCTCAACGGTCCCATTTTGGCGAGGCGGGAGTATATCTGCGCCAGCCCTGGCTTGTTGATATCGTCAAGCATCTCGACGGCGGTGTTAACGCGTGTGTTCAGGGTACCGCCATCGATCCAGCCGACGCCCCGCGGCCAGCCTTCCACGGTCTGCGG encodes the following:
- the moeB gene encoding molybdopterin-synthase adenylyltransferase MoeB, producing MTTPSVLSPYQVKRYSRHIIMPQVGSKGQRKLLDSKVLIIGAGGLGSPVAVYLALAGVGTLGIVDYDTVDLSNLQRQILHHDSDIGRKKVDSARDTLKSYNPGVNVIAHEQPITSDNAMEIFKNYDVIINGADNFPARYLVNDAAYLSGKPLVDGSILIFDGQATVYIPGKGCYRCVFPEPPPPGEVPSCAEAGVLGMLPGLVGSIQAVETVKLLTGIGDSLSGRLLLIDALSMEFRTLKVRRNPNCPLCGDNPTVKELIDYEVFCGVTVMAPG
- a CDS encoding homocysteine S-methyltransferase family protein, whose translation is MRASGWTGRSNLSLATDITTRLKRGDTLVLDGATKTELRRRGVTDTLKGQELQRKGASFKPTTANIDAPERVQELHEDYVRAGADIITTNTFNSSPSKIRLRGMAHLADRFEEINRVAVEIAMRARAASNPKSYVAGSIPPPLREIDEARKAIDVADQARVLAASGVDLIMLEYNGSVRECVTALTAVAALKLDLPVFLGIRKATADGSLSTGESFQELASAIKGLPVDAVLVMCSLPDNTSAALQLLRNAYSGPIGAYPNAEHDDNYTPPVHSRYAREWLSMGAQIVGGCCGTTPEHIAALRPVLKPVAI
- a CDS encoding 6-bladed beta-propeller — its product is MSRPYAILRAGFPYHKTIGARQRTVLPNDLTIAPDGTIYTLCRGTSYGKGGPGPIYITNLEDEYIGSFGWQGKRDPLGHAQMHWPCQIAIDGRGLLYVSDQAQDFIQVFTRDGHYLHRFGGEGSPGPGRFNRPSGLAVDAEDNVYVDDSLNHRIQKFDKDGRFISMFGSLGSEPGQFNMPWGIHVDSENDEIHVADWRNDRVQVFDMNWEFQFQFGESGSGKGQFNRPTGIAVDKDGDIYVCDWGNSRVQLFDKTGRYIQQFLGDATLSKQEIEVFLRRRSMKQLRLRIEADNEQEKLFAGPRSVRVDSKGHMFVVEADHYRVQVYKKQAIHMTELDVAPPLKVPTMNQN